The DNA segment AGTCACTCTGGAGGATCTCAACCTGCTCGAGCTTAAGGTTAGTTCGGTTAGCCTTGGCCAATGCCACCGCATCTTCCACCTTATCGACGGCAGTGATTTGCCAAGTCGCCCGCTCAGAAGCCAGCGCCAGCGCAATTGCACCGGTTCCAGTCCCTAAATCGAGCACCTTAGCATTGCTCTCAAGGGGCAAGTTTAAGGCAGTTTCGACTAAGATTTCGGTATCGGGGCGAGGAATTAACGTGGTGTCATTCACGATAAACGGCAGTGACCAAAACTCACGCTCACCCACAATATGCGCCACGGGTACGCCCTTCTGGCGACGTTGCACCATTTGTTGGAAACGTTTCCACTGCTCCACCGTCAAGGCTTTTTCGGGCCAAGTGTAGAGATAGGCACGACTTTTATTGAGGCAATACAGCAGGAAAACCTCTGCATCCAGATGGGCGGATTCAGAGGTAGGCGCTAGCTGTACGTAGGCCCATTGCAGGGCCTCGGCGATACTCGATTGATCAGCCAAAATTACCCCTGCTCATCAGCCAGAGCGGCTAATAGGTCGGCCTGATGCTCTTGCATCAGCGGTCCTAAAATCGCATCTAAGTCGCCTTCCATCACTTCGTTTAAGCGATATAAGGTTAAGTTGATACGGTGTTCACTCACGCGGCCTTGTGGGAAGTTATAGGTACGTACACGCTCGGAGCGGTCACCACTGGCCACCAGACTACGGCGAGTCGACTCTTCGGCGCTGCGGCGCTTTTCGTCTTCAACGGCTTGGATACGAGCCGCTAACACGCTCATCGCTTGGGCGCGGTTTTTATGCTGTGAACGTTGGTCCTGACATTCCACCACAATCCCGGTAGGAATGTGAGTAATACGAATGGCAGAATCGGTTTTGTTAACGTGCTGACCACCGGCGCCCGATGAACGGAAGGTATCGACCTTCAGATCGGCTGGGTTGATTGAAATCGCTTCTGCTTCAGGCACTTCGTGCATGACTACTACAGTTACAGCAGAGGTATGTACACGGCCCTGAGATTCAGTTTCAGGCACACGTTGAACACGGTGACCGCCGGATTCAAACTTGAGTTTGCCGTAGGCACCTTCACCACTGACTTTAACGATGATTTCTTTAAAACCGCCATGCTCACCTTCGTTCGAGCTCATGATCTCGAGCTGCCAACGGTTGGCTTCGGCATAACGGCTATACATACGGAACAGGTCACCCGCGAAGATTGCGGCTTCGTCGCCACCCGCACCTGCTCGAATTTCGATAAAGGCGTTGGTGTCGTCGTTAGGATCTTTTGGCAGTAACAGAATTTGCAGCTCGGCTTCGAGACACTCGAGTTCGGCTTTAGCCGCCTTGATTTCTTCCTGCGCCATTTCGCGCATTTCAGCGTCATCTTCTTCCAGCATTTCCTTGGCAGACTCGAGATCCGCCTGTGCTTGCTGGTAGGCTTTAAAGCCTGCAACCACTTCTTCTAACTGAGAATATTCTTTGGATAACGCGCGAAAACGCTCCTGATCGGCGATAACGGACGCATCACCAAGCAAGGCTAAGACTTCTTCATTGCGCTCGAGCAAGCCTTCCAGCTTGCGGATAACGGATTCCTTCATTTAACTCGCTAACCTTAGTTTTTATCTAATCCGAGCGCTGTTCTTAACTGACCTAAGGTATTCAAATCACCCTGACGACTCGCCACTGTGAGGGCTTGGGTTGGTGCGTGAATGAGTCTATTAGTCAGGCGATTGGCTAGTTCAATCAATACCTGCTCAGTGTCGCCCCCTGCGCTAATTTATTCAGGGCGCGTTCCACTAACTCATCCTTTATCGCCATGCTTTGGCTGCGATACTCGCGAATACTGTCGACCGACTCTAAAGAACGCACCCAATCCATAAAGAGGTAGGATTGTTCTTCAGTAATTAATTCAGCTTGCTCGGCGGCCTCCTTACGGGAAGCCTTATTCTGTTCAATAATGCTATGCAGGTCGTCCACTGTATACAGAAACGCATCGTCCAAATCGGCGACTTCCGGCTCAATATCCCGGGGAACTGCTATATCAACCAATAACATAGGTTGATGACGACGCTGCTTAAGCGCTTTTTCTACCATGCCTTTACCCAGTATAGGTAGCGGGCTGGCGGTAGAGGATATCACGATATCGGCCTTAGGGAGAAAATCTGGTATCTGTGCCAGCGTAATTGCCGTGGCATTAAACTCTTCACACATGCTTTGGGCACGTTCAAGAGTACGGTTTGCCACGACCATAGAAGCAACACCGTTATCCTTAAGATGTTTAGCCACCAGCTCAATGGTTTCACCGGCGCCAATTAACAGCACCTTAGTGGTCGACAGCGAAGAGAAGATATGTTTTGCCATGCTCACTGCGGCAAAGGCCACCGAGACAGCCGCGGCACCGATTTCGGTTTCGGTACGCACTTTTTTCGCCACGGAGAAGG comes from the Shewanella seohaensis genome and includes:
- the prmC gene encoding peptide chain release factor N(5)-glutamine methyltransferase; this translates as MADQSSIAEALQWAYVQLAPTSESAHLDAEVFLLYCLNKSRAYLYTWPEKALTVEQWKRFQQMVQRRQKGVPVAHIVGEREFWSLPFIVNDTTLIPRPDTEILVETALNLPLESNAKVLDLGTGTGAIALALASERATWQITAVDKVEDAVALAKANRTNLKLEQVEILQSDWFSAIKAHDFDLIVSNPPYIDEADEHLHQGDVRFEPQSALTAADEGFADLYYIAKTARDYLKPNGYILLEHGFEQAVKLREKLTELGYQNVATVRDFGSNDRCTMGKWMGLIGI
- the prfA gene encoding peptide chain release factor 1, whose translation is MKESVIRKLEGLLERNEEVLALLGDASVIADQERFRALSKEYSQLEEVVAGFKAYQQAQADLESAKEMLEEDDAEMREMAQEEIKAAKAELECLEAELQILLLPKDPNDDTNAFIEIRAGAGGDEAAIFAGDLFRMYSRYAEANRWQLEIMSSNEGEHGGFKEIIVKVSGEGAYGKLKFESGGHRVQRVPETESQGRVHTSAVTVVVMHEVPEAEAISINPADLKVDTFRSSGAGGQHVNKTDSAIRITHIPTGIVVECQDQRSQHKNRAQAMSVLAARIQAVEDEKRRSAEESTRRSLVASGDRSERVRTYNFPQGRVSEHRINLTLYRLNEVMEGDLDAILGPLMQEHQADLLAALADEQG